A genomic window from Emys orbicularis isolate rEmyOrb1 chromosome 8, rEmyOrb1.hap1, whole genome shotgun sequence includes:
- the LOC135882593 gene encoding 2-5A-dependent ribonuclease-like translates to MEATGNSQEKVLTSRNETAADKPSLLNYAVQNHSIETVWQLLEEGADVNSKVEGGWTPLHSAVRGDQEEIIDLLLEKGADPCARKKNGATPFLVAGIVGNVRLLELFLSKGSEINEYDDNGFTAFMEAAWYGHEEALRFLYDNGAEKNLRRVVNEEKRTLNKGGATALMDAARQGHLSVVNILVSEMKADINICDNQDRNALIHAFLPSDNKTRESILLIVHFLLDCGVDVNRRDEHGKTTLILAVEMRSLDLVKALLEKNEVDINDADREGKTALMIAVEKNYYEIAKLLCERGARTDLGDLIGIVNRKYNKKMADLLRQYGAKAGPSQPQDWEPTSKRWGEQLKVLYNMYRPMIGKLKILQHNDFRIQRTSQGGIYLGLYDGKEVAVKIFCIGTEIAKQEKMCLEQCLTSNHLVKLFGAEEKKPCLYLCLSLCEKNLEEHLSASENEVNCKGVLKTLFEAVQELHMFGFGHQDLHPRNILIDAAGKVRLADFDKSKRLSEGQKDDVIIKDLKALRRLILYVVTVGKVPFEENDRHNLDANCPEDVQDYVEIADLRESLVSPDEGSPVENLLRDLIQHPFFWSKQTRYRFLRDVGNESDIKTRNTKHHNNESEILKALNCDEHPLQQWTEQIDKLVLDSMLNPFNNNKKNQNKNKKKQYENYVTDLLKFIRNMGEHFDEKEEKVKEIIKEPSEYFLNLFPELTVYVYKCLRSIQHHRHFPSPQSLSQL, encoded by the exons ATGGAGGCCACTGGTAACAGCCAGGAGAAGGTATTGACCTCCAGAAATGAAACAGCGGCAGACAAACCCTCTCTGCTAAACTATGCTGTCCAAAACCATTCAATAGAGACAGTCTGGCAGCTGTTGGAGGAAGGAGCAGATGTTAATTCCAAGGTAGAAGGTGGTTGGACACCTCTGCACAGCGCTGTACGGGGTGATCAGGAAGAGATAATTGATCTTCTGCTCGAGAAGGGTGCTGATCCGTGTGCTAGGAAGAAAAACGGTGCCACTCCCTTTCTTGTAGCAGGGATAGTGGGAAATGTGAGACTTTTAGAGCTCTTCCTTTCTAAGGGGTCAGAAATCAATGAGTATGATGACAATGGTTTCACAGCTTTTATGGAGGCTGCTTGGTATGGGCATGAGGAGGCCTTAAGATTCTTGTACGATAATGGGGCAGAAAAGAATTTGCGGAGGGTGGTTAACGAGGAGAAAAGGACACTGAATAAAGGGGGGGCAACAGCCCTGATGGATGCTGCCAGGCAGGGCCACCTCTCAGTCGTAAACATTCTTGTCAGTGAGATGAAGGCTGACATTAACATCTGTGACAACCAGGACAGGAATGCTTTAATCCATGCCTTCCTTCCAAGTGATAACAAAACAAGGGAGTCAATTCTCCTGATAGTTCATTTCCTGCTGGATTGTGGTGTTGATGTGAACAGAAGAGATGAACATGGGAAAACTACCCTCATCCTGGCAGTCGAGATGCGAAGTTTGGATTTGGTGAAAGCTTTATTGGAGAAGAATGAAGTTGACATCAATGATGCTGACAGAGAGGGCAAAACAGCACTGATGATAGCTGTAGAGAAAAACTATTATGAAATAGCAAAGCTACTGTGTGAAAGGGGGGCAAGGACTGACCTTGGGGACCTTATTGGGATTGTCAATAGGAAATACAATAAGAAAATGGCAGATCTTCTTCGCCAGTACGGTGCCAAGGCTGGTCCAAGTCAACCTCAAGATTGGGAACCCACCAGCAAACGCTGGGGAGAGCAGCTGAAGGTTCTCTACAACATGTATCGTCCTATGATTGGAAAACTTAAAATCCTCCAACATAATGATTTCAGGATTCAGAGAACCTCCCAAGGGGGCATCTATCTGGGACTCTATGATGGTAAAGAGGTGGCTGTGAAGATATTCTGCATTGGCACAGAAATTGCTAAACAAGAGAAAATGTGCCTTGAACAATGTCTGACCAGCAACCATTTAGTAAAGCTTTTTGGTGCTGAGGAAAAGAAACCCTGCCTGTACTTGTGCCTCTCGCTCTGTGAGAAGAACCTTGAAGAACACCTGAGTGCATCAGAGAATGAAGTGAATTGCAAGGGTGTTCTTAAGACACTCTTTGAGGCAGTTCAAGAACTACACATGTTTGGATTTGGCCATCAGGATCTACACCCACGTAATATTTTGATAG ATGCTGCTGGTAAAGTTCGCTTAGCAGATTTTGATAAGAGCAAAAGATTGAGTGAAGGACAGAAGGATGATGTTATAATCAAAGACCTGAAG GCACTCAGAAGGCTGATCCTGTATGTTGTAACAGTGGGTAAGGTCCCCTTTGAGGAAAATGATAGACACAATTTGGATGCAAATTGTCCAGAGGATGTGCAAGACTATGTGGAGATTGCAGACCTTAGGGAAAGTCTGGTCTCTCCTGATGAAGGAAGCCCAGTTGAGAACCTGCTGAGAGACTTGATCCAACATCCCTTTTTCTGGAGCAAGCAGAC CAGGTACAGGTTCCTGAGAGACGTTGGGAATGAGAGCGATATCAAAACACGCAACACCAAGCATCACAACAATGAGAGTGAGATTCTGAAAGCTTTGAATTGTGATGAGCACCCTTTGCAGCAGTGGACTGAGCAG ATTGACAAATTGGTTCTGGACAGCATGTTGAACCCcttcaacaacaacaagaagAACCAGAACAAGAACAAGAAGAAACAGTATGAAAACTATGTCACGGACCTACTGAAGTTCATCAGGAACATGGGCGAGCACTTTGATGAGAAGGAAGAAAA GGTCAAGGAAATAATCAAGGAGCCCTCGGAGTATTTCCTGAACCTATTTCCAGAATTGACAGTTTATGTCTACAAGTGTTTACGCAGCATACAGCATCATAGACATTTTCCAAGCCCTCAGAGTCTTTCTCAGCTGTAG